One stretch of Burkholderia oklahomensis C6786 DNA includes these proteins:
- a CDS encoding methyltransferase domain-containing protein, whose translation MTAATLVRAQAHEEDLSVEEILDSSWFQPEMFKTLDYVKGFVGAKVIFQMLKLGVFDDLLMGKALDEIASGRSLDPYLLRTVFEYLTVEGLLVKEGREDTASFRLSDYGSRIKHYEGWFNILIGGYDSIFSNIGAMLKEGIDGYKRDGKWVGVGSCQISKYDTIPITKAFIESVKPDAKQIVDFGCGNALYLCTLAKELGDIKAIGIEPDTSAYEAGLKKVAEMGLQEQVRLVNVDALDYEIDEQPDFILFGFVLQEIIAQIGRPAFIKYLRKLGRKFADSYLMVMEVDYDIDNREVMQSPMGRGYYNPYFLLHPFTNQLLLPKREWDEIFAEAGYDVILDEVTSPKADPSGFGICYVLKYRGADR comes from the coding sequence ATGACCGCTGCAACGCTCGTTCGTGCGCAAGCGCACGAAGAAGACCTGTCTGTCGAAGAAATTCTGGATTCGAGCTGGTTCCAGCCCGAAATGTTCAAGACGCTCGACTACGTGAAAGGCTTCGTCGGCGCGAAGGTGATCTTCCAGATGCTCAAGCTCGGCGTGTTCGACGATCTACTCATGGGCAAGGCCCTCGATGAAATCGCGAGCGGCCGCTCGCTCGATCCGTACCTGCTGCGCACCGTGTTCGAGTATCTGACCGTCGAGGGACTGCTCGTCAAGGAAGGGCGCGAGGACACGGCATCGTTCCGGCTGTCCGATTACGGCTCCCGCATCAAGCATTACGAAGGGTGGTTCAACATCCTGATCGGCGGCTACGACAGCATCTTCTCGAACATCGGCGCGATGCTGAAGGAAGGCATCGATGGCTACAAGCGCGACGGCAAGTGGGTCGGCGTCGGCAGCTGCCAGATTTCGAAGTACGACACGATTCCGATCACCAAGGCTTTCATCGAGTCCGTGAAACCGGATGCGAAGCAGATCGTCGACTTCGGCTGCGGCAACGCGCTCTACCTGTGCACGCTCGCGAAGGAGCTGGGCGACATCAAGGCGATCGGCATCGAGCCGGATACGAGCGCGTACGAGGCCGGCCTGAAGAAGGTCGCCGAAATGGGCCTGCAGGAGCAGGTGCGTCTCGTCAACGTCGATGCGCTGGATTACGAGATCGACGAGCAGCCCGACTTCATCCTGTTCGGCTTCGTGCTGCAGGAAATCATCGCGCAGATCGGCCGGCCGGCGTTCATCAAGTATCTGCGCAAGCTGGGCCGGAAATTCGCCGACAGCTACCTGATGGTGATGGAAGTCGACTACGACATCGACAACCGTGAAGTCATGCAGTCGCCGATGGGCCGCGGGTATTACAACCCGTATTTCCTGCTTCATCCGTTCACCAATCAGCTGTTGCTGCCGAAGCGCGAGTGGGACGAAATCTTCGCGGAAGCGGGCTACGACGTCATCCTGGACGAGGTCACGAGCCCGAAGGCGGATCCGTCCGGTTTCGGCATCTGCTACGTCCTCAAGTATCGCGGTGCGGATCGCTGA
- a CDS encoding formyltransferase family protein, whose amino-acid sequence MNDITREKVLLCVDNVAGLEVLKYLAKRPSVEVVAAIVHPEANATHLDEIVEVCERHGIPPIEILDARARFDELIAPLAPDFIVSIYFDYILDDRFIELPTKDSINLHPGYLPYNKGFYYYAWAVLDGTPAGVSIHRIVSAVDAGPIISQKRVLIDGTDTGDVIYDKHMDASVELFRTTWPSIESGTYRLFRQRHKGTRKKITETNEAMEIDPNATYVARELIDLLRVFCFRGSGGCVMKIDGKKYSIGIEFSELADNVNQIRGKRDNYLVG is encoded by the coding sequence ATGAATGACATCACTCGCGAAAAGGTCCTGCTCTGCGTCGACAACGTCGCAGGACTGGAAGTGCTCAAATACCTGGCAAAGAGGCCGAGCGTCGAGGTCGTCGCCGCAATCGTCCATCCCGAGGCGAACGCGACGCACCTCGACGAAATCGTCGAAGTGTGCGAGCGGCACGGCATTCCGCCGATCGAAATCCTCGATGCGCGCGCGCGCTTCGACGAGCTGATCGCGCCGCTCGCGCCGGACTTCATCGTTTCGATCTACTTCGACTACATCCTCGACGATCGCTTCATCGAGCTGCCGACGAAGGATTCGATCAATCTGCATCCCGGCTATCTGCCGTACAACAAGGGCTTCTACTACTACGCGTGGGCCGTGCTCGACGGCACGCCGGCGGGCGTCAGCATCCACCGGATCGTGTCGGCGGTCGACGCGGGGCCGATCATCAGCCAGAAGCGCGTGCTGATCGACGGAACGGACACGGGCGACGTCATCTACGACAAGCACATGGACGCGTCGGTCGAGCTGTTCCGGACGACCTGGCCGAGCATCGAAAGCGGCACTTATCGGTTGTTCCGGCAGCGGCACAAGGGCACGCGCAAGAAGATCACCGAAACCAACGAGGCGATGGAGATCGATCCGAACGCGACCTACGTCGCGCGCGAGCTCATCGATCTCCTGCGCGTGTTCTGCTTCCGCGGCAGCGGCGGCTGCGTGATGAAGATCGACGGCAAGAAATACAGCATCGGCATCGAATTCTCGGAACTGGCCGACAACGTCAACCAGATTCGCGGCAAGCGCGACAACTACCTCGTCGGCTAG
- a CDS encoding argininosuccinate synthase has protein sequence MKPKHILLAYSGGLDTSTALHFLKRHFDCRVTAYCANLGQKEDWERMKRRAAIAGADELIIEDLRETFIGDFVFPALKANASYERDYLLGTPLARPAIVKGLIEYARKHDVDCLSHGCTQKGNDQVRFEMAAKILAPDLPTVAPWRIWSLQSREDLFAYCQQHDIPVESRPDNLLSHDENLVHITTEGDYLESVANEFNWLDVNWITPPTEARDAVETITVGFRRGVPVSVDGAALGPVELIERLNEVGARNGVGFQDIIENRINGLKVRGVFENPALTILHAAHRKLEKITLGRDVERLRNLVSDDYGDIVYRGLWFSDERLCLQALIDESQKYVSGDVKVQLYKGSCTPSAVESEQSLYSRDFVTLHAGRAISGEDATGFLNTLGLRIGIEAARAAKSGAGA, from the coding sequence ATGAAACCCAAACACATTCTCCTCGCCTATTCCGGCGGTCTCGACACGTCCACCGCGCTGCATTTCCTGAAGCGGCATTTCGATTGCCGTGTCACCGCCTATTGCGCGAACCTCGGGCAGAAAGAGGATTGGGAACGGATGAAGCGCCGCGCGGCGATCGCCGGCGCGGACGAGCTGATCATCGAGGATCTGCGCGAGACGTTCATCGGCGATTTCGTGTTCCCCGCGCTGAAGGCGAACGCGTCGTACGAGCGGGACTATCTGCTCGGCACGCCGCTCGCCCGCCCGGCGATCGTGAAGGGGCTCATCGAATACGCGCGCAAGCACGACGTCGACTGCCTGTCGCACGGCTGCACGCAGAAGGGCAACGACCAGGTGCGCTTCGAGATGGCCGCGAAGATCCTCGCGCCCGATCTGCCGACCGTCGCGCCTTGGCGCATCTGGTCGCTGCAATCGCGCGAGGATCTGTTCGCGTATTGCCAGCAGCACGACATCCCGGTCGAAAGCCGTCCGGACAATCTGCTGAGTCACGACGAGAACCTCGTGCACATCACGACGGAAGGCGACTATCTGGAAAGCGTCGCGAACGAGTTCAACTGGCTCGACGTGAACTGGATCACGCCGCCCACGGAGGCGCGCGATGCGGTCGAGACGATCACGGTCGGTTTTCGCCGGGGCGTGCCCGTCTCCGTCGACGGCGCGGCGCTCGGGCCGGTCGAGTTGATCGAGCGGCTGAACGAGGTGGGCGCCCGCAACGGCGTGGGTTTCCAGGACATCATCGAGAATCGCATCAACGGTCTCAAGGTGCGCGGCGTGTTCGAGAATCCCGCGCTGACGATCCTGCATGCCGCGCATCGCAAGCTCGAGAAGATCACGCTCGGCCGCGACGTCGAGCGCCTGCGCAACCTCGTGTCCGACGACTACGGCGACATCGTCTACCGCGGCCTGTGGTTCAGCGACGAGCGGCTGTGCCTGCAGGCGCTCATCGACGAATCGCAGAAATACGTGAGCGGCGACGTGAAGGTTCAGCTCTACAAGGGTTCGTGCACGCCGTCCGCCGTCGAATCGGAGCAGTCGCTCTATTCGCGCGACTTCGTGACGCTGCACGCGGGCCGCGCGATCAGCGGCGAGGACGCGACGGGCTTCCTGAACACGCTCGGCCTGCGCATCGGCATCGAAGCCGCGCGCGCCGCGAAATCGGGAGCCGGCGCATGA
- the argH gene encoding argininosuccinate lyase has product MSNPMANPWAGRFSQSMTDSLVAFNTSLPLEARLFEADVDGTAAHVEMLHAVGLLQTAEHEALARALGEIRAAWRAGEIRLSPALEDIHMNLETLLVDKVGELGKKTHTARSRNDQQATAQRIYFMRSTRELVDAIDTLQRALFEHGERHRGLVMPSYTHLQRAEFTYYAHWLATYVVMLERDRGRFVDALARADQCPLGACASTGTSLPIDRRRSASLLGFKEPTLHSIDSVSDRDYLVEFGSHAANLMIHLSRLSEELISFTSQEFGFIALADGYCTGSSIMPQKKNPDVPELVRGKAASVIGNAMSLMALLKALPLGYNKDLQEDKTAWFAALDNCMTSLAILTELVRTMAPVPDRMRQATLGGHIIATEYANYLVRKGMPFREAHRVVGELVKTADARGVDVSALPHATFAEASPLFGDDIGRITVEDMVARKNSYGSCGDQALDELLARLRSMLDAHRPGR; this is encoded by the coding sequence ATGAGCAATCCGATGGCGAATCCGTGGGCCGGGCGCTTCAGCCAGTCGATGACCGACAGCCTGGTGGCGTTCAACACGAGCCTGCCGCTCGAGGCGCGGCTCTTCGAAGCCGACGTCGACGGCACGGCCGCGCACGTCGAGATGCTGCATGCGGTCGGCCTGCTCCAGACGGCGGAGCACGAGGCGCTCGCGCGCGCGCTCGGCGAGATCCGCGCCGCGTGGCGCGCGGGCGAGATCCGGTTGTCGCCCGCGCTCGAGGACATCCACATGAACCTCGAGACGCTGCTGGTCGACAAGGTCGGCGAGCTCGGCAAGAAGACGCATACCGCGCGCAGCCGCAACGATCAGCAGGCGACCGCGCAGCGCATCTATTTCATGCGCTCGACGCGCGAGCTGGTCGATGCGATCGACACGCTGCAGCGCGCGCTCTTCGAGCACGGCGAGCGTCATCGCGGGCTCGTGATGCCGTCGTACACGCATCTGCAGCGCGCTGAATTCACGTATTACGCGCACTGGCTCGCGACTTACGTGGTGATGCTCGAGCGCGACCGCGGCCGTTTCGTCGACGCGCTCGCGCGCGCCGATCAGTGCCCGCTCGGCGCCTGCGCGTCGACCGGCACGAGCCTGCCGATCGACCGCCGGCGCTCGGCGTCGCTGCTGGGCTTCAAGGAGCCGACGCTGCACAGCATCGATTCGGTGTCCGACCGCGACTATCTGGTCGAATTCGGCTCGCACGCGGCGAATCTGATGATCCATCTGTCCCGGCTGTCGGAGGAGCTCATTTCGTTCACGAGCCAGGAGTTCGGCTTCATCGCGCTCGCGGACGGCTACTGCACCGGCAGCTCGATCATGCCGCAGAAGAAGAATCCCGACGTGCCGGAGCTCGTGCGCGGCAAGGCGGCGTCGGTGATCGGCAACGCGATGAGCCTGATGGCGCTCCTGAAGGCGCTGCCGCTCGGCTACAACAAGGATCTGCAGGAGGACAAGACCGCGTGGTTCGCCGCGCTCGACAACTGCATGACGTCGCTCGCGATCCTGACCGAGCTGGTCCGCACGATGGCGCCCGTGCCCGACAGGATGCGGCAGGCGACGCTCGGCGGACACATCATCGCGACCGAGTACGCGAACTATCTGGTCCGAAAGGGCATGCCGTTCCGCGAAGCGCATCGGGTCGTCGGCGAGCTGGTGAAGACGGCGGATGCGCGCGGCGTCGACGTGTCGGCGCTGCCCCATGCGACGTTCGCCGAAGCGAGCCCGCTGTTCGGCGACGACATCGGCCGCATCACCGTCGAGGACATGGTGGCGCGCAAGAACTCGTACGGCTCGTGCGGCGACCAGGCGCTCGACGAACTGCTCGCGCGGCTTCGCTCGATGCTGGACGCGCATCGGCCCGGCCGATGA
- a CDS encoding kinase, with product MRSFIPAARTASGISYCSFGELLQGVLREDDADFLVTLPIQKYSVSTFVPDHGSTEIVTHPSGKTKAAALAKVILGRYGHNVGGTFYIDCDIPIGKGLSSSSADLLATARAIEVYMGRELPLGELCRDMSGIEPTDGVMFAESVVYLQRKGMLWSRLGRLSGIQILSLDEGGTIDTLEYHRRDRAHRHNVEHRSEFNELLDRIVAAFGARDLDEIGRVSTRSAYINQKINPKRHLAAVHDVCKATRGIGLVTAHSGTCIGILYDTGRPGHRDNLAKAIDALSGYGNVKVYDTIQ from the coding sequence ATGCGTTCATTCATCCCGGCCGCGCGGACGGCGTCGGGCATCTCGTACTGCTCGTTCGGCGAACTGCTGCAGGGCGTGCTGCGCGAGGACGACGCCGATTTTCTCGTCACGCTGCCGATCCAGAAATACTCGGTGAGCACGTTCGTGCCGGACCACGGCAGCACCGAGATCGTCACGCATCCGAGCGGCAAGACGAAGGCCGCGGCGCTCGCGAAGGTGATTCTCGGCCGTTACGGGCACAACGTCGGCGGGACGTTCTACATCGACTGCGACATCCCGATCGGCAAGGGGCTCAGCAGCTCGTCCGCCGACTTGCTCGCGACCGCGCGCGCGATCGAGGTCTACATGGGCCGCGAGCTGCCGCTCGGCGAGCTGTGCCGCGACATGAGCGGCATCGAGCCGACCGACGGCGTGATGTTCGCGGAGTCGGTCGTCTATCTGCAGCGCAAGGGGATGCTGTGGTCGAGACTCGGGCGCCTGTCCGGCATCCAGATCCTGTCGCTCGACGAGGGCGGCACGATCGACACGCTCGAGTATCACCGCCGCGACCGCGCGCATCGGCACAACGTCGAGCATCGCAGCGAGTTCAACGAACTGCTCGATCGGATCGTCGCGGCGTTCGGCGCGCGCGATCTCGACGAGATCGGCCGCGTGTCGACCCGCAGCGCGTACATCAACCAGAAGATCAATCCGAAGCGTCATCTGGCCGCGGTTCACGACGTGTGCAAGGCGACGCGGGGGATCGGACTCGTGACGGCGCACAGCGGCACGTGCATCGGCATCCTGTACGACACCGGCCGGCCGGGCCACCGCGACAACCTCGCGAAGGCGATCGATGCGCTCTCGGGATACGGAAACGTAAAGGTCTATGACACGATCCAATAG
- a CDS encoding MFS transporter: MPFSESVAEAPSAVAAGYALSARNERIYLAYRVLTLAIIDRAIFVIFLMHKGFDAYQIGILQGVFFLANIVTEVPAGMFGDAFGRKRSVLLGLVAYCAYALGVIVSDGFVPFVCLYALLGVALALVYGSDTALLYDSLVVDGRVSHFNRVQLRANALGLISGAFAVLAGGLLQKVSWNAVYAAYFAIYAAALAAWCFAIEPPEAPTEKSTGRKDVTKELFAFIRGHWRSVALPILGFTVFAACTTPFFTFSQALFKENGFSVEHISWFFFAAQMLIGVVYLVMQRTMSFLGFYPVVLASTLLTAVVLASMFFNVAAVDFTGFFLVMIINPIVTVVANEYFNKRLPSRIRASFLSLIGLCMSLTIAVMYFLYSYLAQYLAIYKVMAATSLIAACACAIFIVARCVDSKEEA; this comes from the coding sequence ATGCCATTTTCTGAATCCGTCGCCGAAGCGCCGAGCGCGGTTGCGGCCGGGTACGCGCTCAGCGCGCGAAACGAGCGCATCTATCTCGCGTACCGGGTGCTGACGCTCGCGATCATCGATCGCGCGATCTTCGTGATCTTCCTGATGCACAAGGGGTTCGACGCGTATCAGATCGGCATCCTGCAGGGCGTGTTCTTTCTCGCGAACATCGTGACCGAAGTGCCCGCCGGCATGTTCGGCGATGCGTTCGGCCGCAAGCGCTCGGTGCTGCTCGGGCTCGTCGCGTACTGCGCGTACGCGCTCGGCGTCATCGTCAGCGACGGCTTCGTGCCGTTCGTCTGCCTGTATGCGCTCCTCGGCGTCGCGCTCGCGCTCGTGTACGGCTCGGACACCGCGCTCCTCTACGACAGCCTCGTCGTCGACGGCCGCGTCTCGCATTTCAACCGGGTGCAGCTGCGCGCGAACGCGCTCGGCTTGATCTCCGGCGCGTTCGCCGTGCTCGCGGGCGGCTTGCTGCAGAAGGTGTCGTGGAACGCGGTCTATGCCGCGTATTTCGCGATCTATGCGGCGGCGCTCGCCGCGTGGTGCTTCGCGATCGAGCCGCCCGAGGCCCCGACGGAAAAAAGCACGGGGCGCAAGGACGTGACGAAGGAGCTGTTCGCGTTCATTCGCGGACACTGGAGAAGCGTCGCGCTGCCGATCCTCGGCTTCACCGTGTTCGCGGCCTGCACGACGCCGTTCTTCACGTTCAGTCAGGCGCTCTTCAAGGAGAACGGATTCAGCGTCGAGCACATCTCGTGGTTCTTCTTCGCCGCGCAGATGCTGATCGGCGTCGTGTATCTCGTGATGCAGCGAACCATGTCGTTCCTCGGCTTCTATCCGGTCGTGCTCGCGAGCACGCTGCTGACCGCGGTCGTGCTCGCATCGATGTTCTTCAACGTCGCGGCCGTCGACTTCACCGGATTCTTCCTCGTCATGATCATCAATCCGATCGTCACGGTCGTCGCCAACGAGTACTTCAACAAGCGTCTGCCGAGCCGGATCCGCGCATCGTTCCTGTCGCTGATCGGGCTGTGCATGTCGCTCACGATCGCCGTGATGTATTTCCTTTACAGCTATCTCGCGCAGTACCTGGCGATCTACAAGGTGATGGCGGCGACGTCGCTGATCGCCGCGTGCGCGTGCGCGATCTTCATCGTCGCGCGCTGCGTCGACTCGAAGGAGGAAGCATGA